Proteins encoded by one window of uncultured Celeribacter sp.:
- the glyA gene encoding serine hydroxymethyltransferase: MFDRLQKYEIADADIASAIGEELERQQTQIELIASENIVSPDVMAAQGSVLTNKYAEGYVGKRYYGGCEFVDKVEAVAIDRLKQLFGAEYANVQPHSGAQANQAVFLALLQPGDRIMGLSLAHGGHLTHGSPVTMSGKWFDIVSYEVDPDTHLIDMEKVREKALETKPKLIVAGASAYPRVIDFEGFRKIADEVGAYLMVDMAHYAGLIAGGKYPNPVPHAHVTTSTTHKTLRGPRGGVILSNDEAIAKKLNSAVFPGNQGGPLMHVIAAKAVAFGEALQPSFSDYAGQVIENAKALADVLKVGGLGIVSGGTDCHMVLVDLRPKGVTGKVAEIALERAGLTCNKNSIPNDPEKPFVTSGIRLGTSAGTTRGFKEAEFEQIGSLILKVLDALSNNPEGDAAVEAEVLAEVKKLCADHPIYGA; the protein is encoded by the coding sequence ATGTTTGACCGCCTGCAAAAATACGAAATCGCAGACGCCGACATCGCCTCCGCCATTGGCGAGGAACTTGAGCGTCAGCAGACCCAGATCGAACTGATCGCGTCTGAGAACATTGTGTCCCCGGACGTGATGGCGGCTCAGGGCTCTGTTCTGACCAACAAATACGCCGAAGGGTATGTCGGCAAGCGCTACTACGGTGGCTGTGAGTTCGTGGACAAGGTCGAGGCCGTGGCCATCGACCGTCTCAAACAACTCTTCGGTGCCGAATACGCCAACGTCCAGCCGCACTCCGGCGCACAGGCGAACCAGGCCGTGTTCCTGGCGCTTCTGCAACCGGGCGACCGCATCATGGGTCTCTCGCTGGCCCATGGCGGTCACCTGACCCACGGGTCTCCGGTGACCATGTCCGGCAAGTGGTTCGATATCGTCTCTTATGAGGTCGACCCGGACACCCACCTGATCGACATGGAGAAGGTGCGCGAGAAGGCACTCGAAACCAAGCCGAAGCTGATCGTGGCCGGTGCCTCTGCCTACCCGCGCGTCATTGATTTCGAAGGCTTCCGCAAGATCGCCGACGAAGTGGGCGCTTACCTGATGGTCGACATGGCGCACTACGCCGGTCTGATCGCGGGCGGCAAATACCCGAACCCGGTGCCGCACGCCCATGTGACCACCTCCACCACCCACAAGACCCTGCGCGGTCCGCGGGGTGGCGTGATCCTGTCGAACGACGAAGCGATTGCGAAGAAACTGAACTCCGCCGTCTTCCCGGGCAACCAGGGTGGCCCGCTGATGCATGTCATCGCCGCCAAGGCCGTGGCTTTCGGCGAGGCGCTTCAGCCGTCCTTCTCCGACTACGCCGGTCAGGTGATCGAGAACGCGAAAGCTCTCGCTGACGTTCTGAAAGTCGGCGGTCTGGGCATCGTTTCCGGGGGCACCGATTGTCACATGGTCCTCGTCGATCTGCGCCCCAAAGGCGTGACCGGCAAAGTGGCCGAGATCGCGCTCGAACGTGCTGGCCTGACCTGCAACAAGAACTCGATCCCGAACGATCCCGAGAAGCCCTTCGTGACCTCCGGCATCCGTCTCGGCACCTCTGCGGGCACCACGCGTGGGTTCAAAGAGGCCGAGTTCGAACAGATCGGCTCGCTGATCCTTAAGGTCCTCGACGCCCTGTCGAACAATCCCGAGGGCGACGCTGCCGTTGAGGCCGAAGTGCTGGCCGAGGTCAAAAAACTCTGCGCCGATCACCCGATCTACGGCGCCTGA
- a CDS encoding L-serine ammonia-lyase → MFLSVFDVFKIGIGPSSSHTMGPMVAAHRFIEDLRAGKGKYPGCGPLSRLSATLYGSLAFTGKGHATDRAVILGLCGQLPDTLDLDQADAMEQAVYEDKKIALDGLPELDFDPKTDLVFDYGPALEGHANGMILRGHDKDGNIYYAQTYYSVGGGFIMTDEELEASKTGVSLHDEKEALNFPYPFGTAKEMLAMGLDAGKSIAEMKRANERKVHGPDLEPKLDRLIETMNECIDRGLSQEGILPGGLKVKRRAKGIHESLKAEQGLNITAPHVANDWMSVYAMAVNEENAAGGRVVTSPTNGAAGVVPAVMRYYRMHCQGATDAKLKDFLLVAAAIGGLIKHNASISGAEVGCQGEVGSAAAMAAGALCAVLGGTNEQVENAAEIALEHHLGMTCDPAAGLVQVPCIERNALGAIKAVSAASLSLRGDGTHFMPLDNCIQVMLETGRDMNLKYKETSTGGIAVNLPEC, encoded by the coding sequence ATGTTCCTCTCCGTCTTCGACGTTTTCAAAATCGGCATCGGCCCCTCTTCGTCGCATACGATGGGGCCCATGGTCGCCGCGCACCGCTTTATCGAGGATCTGCGCGCCGGTAAGGGCAAATATCCGGGCTGTGGGCCGCTCTCGCGCCTCTCAGCCACGCTTTACGGCTCGCTGGCCTTCACCGGCAAAGGCCACGCCACCGACCGCGCCGTGATCCTCGGACTTTGCGGCCAACTGCCTGACACGCTCGATCTCGATCAGGCCGACGCGATGGAACAGGCGGTCTATGAGGACAAAAAAATCGCTCTTGACGGCCTGCCGGAGCTGGATTTCGATCCCAAAACCGATCTCGTGTTCGACTACGGTCCGGCGCTTGAGGGCCACGCCAACGGCATGATCCTGCGCGGCCATGACAAAGACGGCAACATCTACTACGCTCAGACCTATTACTCGGTCGGCGGCGGCTTCATCATGACCGATGAGGAGCTGGAAGCCTCCAAAACCGGCGTCTCTTTGCACGATGAAAAAGAAGCGCTGAACTTCCCCTACCCCTTTGGCACGGCGAAAGAGATGCTCGCCATGGGGCTAGACGCGGGCAAGTCGATTGCCGAGATGAAACGCGCCAATGAGCGCAAGGTGCATGGGCCTGATCTTGAGCCGAAGCTCGACCGCCTGATCGAGACGATGAACGAATGCATCGACCGTGGCCTGTCCCAAGAGGGCATCCTCCCCGGCGGGTTGAAGGTCAAACGCCGTGCGAAGGGCATTCATGAATCGCTCAAGGCCGAACAGGGTCTCAACATCACAGCGCCCCACGTCGCCAACGACTGGATGAGCGTCTACGCCATGGCGGTGAACGAGGAAAACGCGGCGGGGGGCCGGGTGGTGACCTCGCCCACCAATGGGGCTGCGGGCGTGGTGCCGGCTGTGATGCGCTACTACAGGATGCATTGCCAGGGCGCGACGGACGCGAAGCTCAAGGACTTCCTGCTGGTCGCCGCCGCCATCGGCGGGTTGATCAAACACAACGCGTCGATTTCGGGCGCCGAAGTCGGCTGTCAGGGCGAGGTTGGTTCTGCCGCCGCCATGGCCGCGGGGGCGCTTTGCGCCGTTTTGGGCGGGACCAATGAGCAGGTGGAAAACGCCGCAGAGATCGCGCTCGAACACCACCTCGGCATGACCTGTGACCCGGCTGCAGGCCTCGTGCAGGTCCCCTGCATCGAGCGCAACGCTTTGGGCGCGATCAAAGCGGTGTCGGCGGCGTCGCTGTCGCTGCGCGGCGATGGCACGCATTTCATGCCTTTGGACAACTGTATCCAGGTGATGCTGGAAACCGGACGGGACATGAACCTCAAGTACAAAGAGACCTCCACCGGCGGGATTGCGGTGAACTTGCCGGAGTGCTGA
- the fdhA gene encoding formaldehyde dehydrogenase, glutathione-independent: protein MSSNKGVVYMGPGKVEVQNIADPVMAAPDGRKLEHAVILKVISTNICGSDQHMVRGRTTAPEGLVLGHEITGEVIEKGSDVEMLNVGDIVSVPFNVACGRCRCCKEQDTGVCLTVNPERAGGAYGYVDMGGWVGGQARYVMVPYADFNLLKFPDRDQAMDKITDLTMLSDILPTGFHGAVQAGVGVGSVVYVAGAGPVGLAAAASAQILGAAIVMIGDFNKERLDHAAKMGFVPVDLNQSDRLGDMIAEITGSPEVDAAIDAVGFEARGHSGGEQPAIVLNQMMDITRVAGSIGIPGLYVTEDPGATDEAAKVGSLSLRFGLGWAKAQSFHTGQTPVLKYNRQLMQAILHGRLPIADIVNAQVISLEDAAKGYEAFDHGAAKKFVLDPHGMLKAS from the coding sequence ATGAGTTCCAACAAAGGCGTCGTCTACATGGGTCCCGGCAAGGTCGAGGTCCAAAACATCGCCGATCCGGTGATGGCCGCTCCCGATGGGCGCAAGCTTGAACATGCGGTGATCCTGAAAGTGATCTCCACCAACATCTGTGGCTCCGACCAGCACATGGTCCGTGGCCGCACCACCGCGCCTGAGGGTCTTGTGCTCGGCCACGAAATCACCGGCGAAGTGATCGAAAAAGGCTCTGACGTCGAAATGCTGAACGTCGGCGACATCGTCTCCGTGCCGTTCAACGTCGCCTGTGGCCGTTGCCGTTGCTGTAAAGAACAGGACACCGGCGTCTGTCTCACCGTGAACCCGGAACGTGCTGGCGGTGCCTATGGCTACGTCGACATGGGCGGCTGGGTCGGCGGTCAGGCGCGCTATGTCATGGTGCCCTACGCGGACTTCAACCTGTTGAAATTCCCGGATCGCGATCAGGCGATGGACAAGATCACCGATCTCACCATGCTCTCCGACATCCTGCCCACCGGCTTCCACGGTGCGGTTCAGGCCGGTGTGGGCGTGGGCTCCGTGGTCTATGTTGCGGGCGCGGGTCCTGTCGGTCTGGCTGCGGCGGCTTCTGCGCAAATCCTGGGCGCGGCCATCGTGATGATCGGCGACTTCAACAAGGAGCGCCTCGATCACGCCGCCAAGATGGGCTTTGTCCCCGTCGACCTGAACCAGAGCGACCGTCTGGGCGACATGATCGCCGAGATCACCGGCAGCCCCGAAGTGGACGCCGCCATCGACGCAGTGGGCTTTGAGGCACGCGGCCATTCGGGCGGTGAGCAACCGGCCATCGTGCTCAACCAGATGATGGACATCACCCGTGTGGCGGGCAGCATCGGCATCCCGGGCCTCTACGTGACCGAAGATCCGGGCGCGACCGATGAAGCCGCCAAGGTGGGCAGCCTGTCGCTGCGGTTCGGCCTCGGCTGGGCCAAGGCGCAGAGCTTCCACACCGGCCAGACCCCGGTTCTGAAGTACAACCGTCAGCTCATGCAGGCGATTCTGCACGGCCGTCTGCCGATCGCGGACATCGTGAACGCACAGGTGATCTCGCTCGAAGATGCGGCGAAGGGCTATGAGGCCTTCGACCATGGTGCCGCGAAGAAATTCGTGCTCGACCCGCATGGGATGCTCAAGGCGAGCTGA
- a CDS encoding ABC transporter permease codes for MALPSYASPLERAWHYAYLVICVLVFVFLIAPILVIVPLSFNAEPYFTYTEKMLSFDSEGYSLRWYDSLLTSGMQAAEAVRDPAWWSDMWHNADWVKAAKNSVIIGFWATILSTVLGTLAALGLARPEMPWRRTIMAILISPMIVPIIIVATGMFFFYSNPCATVGMDCGRLTSTYTGVVLAHAALGIPFVIITVTATMSGFDQSLIRASASLGANPRRTFFKVVMPLILPGVISGGLFAFVTSFDEVVAVLFIAGPDQQTIPRQMWSGIREEISPAILAVATILVIISIALLTTVEILRRRSERLRGVAAH; via the coding sequence ATGGCCCTGCCTAGCTACGCCTCCCCGCTCGAACGCGCCTGGCACTATGCCTATCTGGTGATCTGTGTCCTCGTATTTGTCTTTCTGATCGCGCCGATCCTTGTGATTGTGCCGCTGTCCTTCAACGCGGAACCCTATTTCACCTATACCGAAAAGATGCTCAGCTTTGACTCCGAGGGCTACAGCCTGCGTTGGTATGACTCGCTTTTGACCTCCGGCATGCAAGCCGCCGAGGCCGTGCGTGATCCCGCCTGGTGGTCCGACATGTGGCACAATGCGGATTGGGTGAAAGCGGCGAAGAACTCCGTGATCATCGGTTTCTGGGCGACGATCCTGTCGACCGTTCTGGGCACGCTTGCGGCCCTCGGTCTGGCGCGTCCCGAAATGCCCTGGCGCCGGACGATCATGGCGATCCTGATCAGCCCGATGATCGTGCCGATCATCATCGTCGCGACCGGGATGTTCTTTTTCTACTCCAACCCCTGCGCCACCGTCGGCATGGACTGCGGGCGTCTGACGTCGACCTACACGGGCGTCGTTCTGGCCCACGCGGCGCTTGGCATTCCCTTCGTGATCATCACCGTGACGGCGACCATGTCGGGCTTTGACCAATCCTTGATCCGGGCGTCTGCGAGCCTCGGCGCCAACCCGCGCCGGACGTTCTTCAAAGTGGTGATGCCGCTCATCTTGCCAGGCGTCATCTCAGGCGGTCTCTTTGCCTTCGTCACCTCCTTTGACGAAGTGGTCGCCGTGCTCTTCATTGCGGGTCCCGATCAACAGACCATTCCGCGCCAGATGTGGAGCGGCATCCGCGAAGAGATCAGCCCGGCGATCCTGGCCGTGGCGACGATCCTCGTGATCATCTCCATCGCGCTTTTGACCACGGTTGAAATCCTGCGCCGTCGGTCGGAACGGCTTCGGGGGGTGGCGGCGCATTAA
- a CDS encoding ABC transporter permease, whose translation MSDVASQLTTADGRPLKAALASAQAQAKRRAFFLVLPLLLFILITFAVPIGQMLQRSVYNDQFSKSVPALTGWFAENPKGTAPDEAAFAALASDLLLMKETRAAGDAGTRINYVVSGTRSMFTKAARGADKLEPPYMAAMLELDEDWDDPLVWNAMRSAASPWTFDFYTIAFDLERDADGKLTKVDENQRIYLRLFIKTFLIAGVITGICLLLAFPIAHLLATLPMAKANLLMILVLLPFWTSLLVRTTSWIVLLQGQGVVNDILVALGIIGDDGRLQMIYNQTGTIIAMVHILLPFMVLPLYSVMRVIPVSYTRAARSLGATSWTTFRRIYLPQTIPGIGAGVLLVFILAVGYYITPALVGGADGQLFSNMVQFHMTKANWSMAAALATMLLVGVLVLYWLYDRLIGIDKLKLG comes from the coding sequence ATGTCTGACGTCGCCTCTCAGTTGACCACCGCGGACGGGCGCCCGCTCAAGGCCGCGCTGGCCTCGGCGCAGGCCCAGGCCAAACGCCGCGCGTTTTTCCTTGTGCTGCCTTTGTTGTTGTTCATTCTGATTACCTTCGCTGTGCCAATCGGCCAGATGTTGCAGCGCTCGGTCTACAACGACCAATTCTCCAAATCCGTCCCGGCGCTGACCGGGTGGTTCGCCGAGAACCCGAAAGGCACCGCGCCCGATGAGGCCGCTTTTGCCGCGCTGGCCTCCGATCTTTTGTTGATGAAAGAGACGCGGGCGGCGGGCGATGCGGGCACGCGGATCAACTATGTGGTTTCCGGCACGCGCTCGATGTTCACCAAGGCGGCGCGTGGCGCCGACAAGTTGGAGCCGCCCTATATGGCGGCGATGCTTGAGCTGGACGAGGACTGGGACGACCCGTTGGTCTGGAATGCGATGCGCTCTGCGGCCAGCCCGTGGACGTTCGATTTCTACACCATCGCCTTCGATCTGGAACGCGATGCGGACGGCAAATTGACCAAGGTCGATGAGAACCAGCGGATTTATTTACGGCTGTTTATCAAAACCTTCCTGATCGCTGGCGTGATCACCGGCATCTGTCTTTTGCTGGCCTTCCCGATTGCGCATTTGCTGGCGACCCTGCCAATGGCCAAGGCCAACCTGCTGATGATCCTCGTGCTTTTGCCGTTCTGGACCTCGCTTTTGGTGCGGACCACAAGCTGGATCGTGCTGTTGCAGGGGCAGGGCGTGGTCAACGACATCCTCGTCGCTTTGGGCATCATCGGCGACGATGGCCGTCTTCAGATGATCTACAACCAAACGGGCACGATCATTGCCATGGTGCACATCCTTTTGCCCTTCATGGTGCTGCCGCTCTATTCCGTGATGCGCGTCATTCCGGTGAGCTACACCCGTGCCGCGCGCTCTCTGGGCGCCACCAGCTGGACCACCTTCCGCCGCATCTACCTGCCGCAGACAATCCCCGGCATTGGCGCGGGCGTGCTTTTGGTCTTCATCCTCGCGGTCGGCTATTACATCACCCCCGCCCTTGTCGGTGGCGCGGATGGCCAGCTGTTCTCCAACATGGTGCAGTTCCACATGACCAAGGCCAACTGGTCCATGGCGGCGGCTCTGGCGACCATGCTTCTGGTGGGCGTGCTGGTGCTCTACTGGCTCTACGATCGCCTGATCGGCATCGACAAACTGAAACTCGGTTAA
- a CDS encoding ABC transporter substrate-binding protein produces the protein MNKKTLLALTTAFGGLALPALAEDITIMSWGGSYAAAETEAYYKPFTAETGIGVVSVDADNPATPVKAQVDAGNVTTDVALFLLSDAVRLCDEGQLMPIDASLLPDGVDGTPAEEDFLEGTLSECMIPNDIYATAVAYDASQYAEGEAPSSIADFFDTEKFPGKRGVLKSPKVVLEMALMADGVPASEVYDVLDTDEGVDRAFAKLESIKDDAIYWEAGAQPPQLLADGEVVMTMSYNGRIFNAAVNEGKPFEVLWDGQVYEWEGYVIPEGAPNAEAAMDYIKYATSSEQSASFSERISYGTPRKSAAPLVGNVNGTDIPMAPNLPTYPENMTNALASSAEFWVDRETELGERFNAWLLAN, from the coding sequence ATGAACAAAAAGACTCTTTTGGCCCTGACCACCGCTTTTGGCGGCCTGGCACTTCCGGCTCTGGCTGAGGACATCACCATCATGAGCTGGGGCGGGTCCTATGCCGCCGCTGAAACCGAAGCCTATTACAAGCCCTTCACCGCAGAGACCGGCATCGGTGTCGTCTCCGTGGACGCCGACAACCCGGCGACCCCGGTGAAAGCCCAGGTGGATGCCGGCAACGTCACCACCGACGTCGCCCTGTTCCTGCTCTCCGATGCCGTGCGTCTGTGTGACGAAGGCCAGTTGATGCCGATTGATGCCTCGCTCCTGCCGGACGGCGTCGATGGCACCCCGGCGGAAGAGGACTTCCTCGAAGGCACGCTCAGCGAATGCATGATCCCGAATGATATTTACGCCACCGCTGTGGCCTATGACGCGTCGCAATATGCCGAAGGTGAGGCCCCGTCCTCCATCGCCGACTTCTTTGACACAGAGAAATTCCCAGGCAAACGCGGCGTGTTGAAGAGCCCGAAAGTGGTTCTGGAAATGGCGCTGATGGCCGATGGCGTGCCGGCCTCCGAGGTTTATGACGTGCTCGATACCGACGAAGGTGTGGATCGCGCGTTTGCGAAACTCGAAAGCATCAAAGACGACGCGATCTACTGGGAAGCCGGTGCGCAGCCGCCGCAGCTTCTGGCCGATGGCGAAGTCGTGATGACCATGTCCTACAACGGTCGTATCTTCAACGCTGCCGTGAACGAAGGTAAACCCTTCGAAGTGCTCTGGGACGGTCAGGTCTATGAATGGGAAGGCTATGTGATCCCGGAAGGCGCGCCGAACGCCGAGGCCGCGATGGACTACATCAAATACGCCACCTCGTCCGAGCAATCCGCCAGCTTCTCCGAGCGCATCTCCTACGGCACCCCGCGTAAATCCGCAGCACCGCTGGTGGGCAACGTCAATGGCACCGACATTCCGATGGCGCCGAACCTGCCGACCTACCCGGAGAACATGACCAACGCTCTGGCGTCTTCCGCCGAGTTCTGGGTCGACCGCGAAACCGAGCTGGGTGAGCGTTTCAACGCCTGGCTCCTCGCCAACTGA
- a CDS encoding ABC transporter ATP-binding protein, whose product MVASRDDAFVSFEHVQKSYDGETLVVKDLNLQLAKGEFLTMLGPSGSGKTTCLMMLAGFETATHGEIRLDGKPINQVPPHKRGIGMVFQNYALFPHMTVGENLSFPLEVRGMGKSEREAKIKRALDMVQMGAFANRRPAQMSGGQQQRIALARALVFDPKLVLMDEPLGALDKQLREHMQFEIKHLHESLGITVVYVTHDQSEALTMSDRVAVFNDGRIQQLAPPAELYERPDNSFVAGFIGENNKLPGVIEELNGERAVVRLENGELIDATAVNVNAKGDKTLVSIRPERVEFKPELIPEGAHAIEAEVLEVIYMGDFLRTRMRVAGHDEFVVKCRNTIDQMPLTPGQRIRIGWNPLDARALDMI is encoded by the coding sequence ATGGTGGCATCCCGCGACGACGCGTTCGTGTCTTTCGAACATGTACAGAAAAGCTACGACGGTGAGACCCTCGTGGTGAAAGACCTCAATCTGCAATTGGCGAAGGGTGAATTCCTGACCATGCTCGGGCCGTCGGGGTCGGGCAAGACCACCTGTCTGATGATGCTCGCGGGGTTCGAGACCGCGACCCACGGCGAGATCCGCCTCGATGGCAAACCGATCAATCAGGTGCCGCCGCACAAACGTGGCATCGGCATGGTGTTTCAAAACTACGCGCTTTTCCCGCATATGACCGTGGGCGAAAACCTGTCCTTCCCGCTCGAAGTGCGCGGCATGGGCAAATCCGAGCGCGAGGCGAAAATCAAACGCGCGCTCGATATGGTGCAGATGGGCGCCTTCGCGAACCGTCGCCCGGCGCAGATGTCCGGCGGTCAGCAACAGCGGATCGCACTGGCCCGCGCGTTGGTGTTCGACCCGAAACTCGTGTTGATGGACGAACCTCTGGGGGCGCTCGACAAACAGCTGCGTGAACACATGCAGTTCGAGATCAAACACCTGCACGAAAGCCTCGGCATCACCGTGGTCTATGTGACCCACGACCAGAGCGAGGCGCTCACCATGTCGGACCGCGTCGCGGTGTTCAACGATGGCCGCATCCAACAACTTGCGCCGCCCGCCGAGCTTTATGAGCGTCCCGACAACAGCTTTGTCGCGGGCTTCATCGGCGAGAACAACAAGCTTCCGGGGGTGATCGAAGAGCTCAATGGCGAACGCGCCGTGGTGCGTCTCGAGAATGGCGAGCTGATTGATGCCACCGCCGTGAACGTGAATGCCAAGGGCGACAAGACCCTCGTGTCGATCCGCCCCGAGCGCGTTGAATTTAAACCGGAATTGATCCCCGAAGGCGCGCATGCGATCGAGGCCGAGGTCCTCGAAGTCATCTACATGGGCGACTTTCTGCGCACCCGGATGCGTGTCGCCGGTCATGACGAATTCGTCGTGAAATGCCGCAACACCATCGACCAGATGCCCCTGACTCCGGGCCAGCGCATCCGCATCGGTTGGAACCCGCTCGACGCGCGCGCGCTCGACATGATCTGA
- a CDS encoding GlxA family transcriptional regulator, with amino-acid sequence MTTPSSREPSGRDSSALPRSTTLRAQKPRTEGPRLSVGFILARRFTLCAFANFVDVLRLAADDGDRSRPILCDWTVLSDTMDPVASSSGITVQPKERLGDPRRFDYIVVIGGLMDETPSLGQAYHRFLKQAAEANIPLIGVCTGAFFLHQAGLLDGYRCCVSWFHHSDFLEQFEGLNPVADQIFVVDRDRLTCSGGASTAHLAAYLVDKHVGRAQASKSLHIMIIDDALQEDKPQPGLPLDLKTQDPIVQRALLLMQQNIDTPITVQDIAQRMGNSKRQVERHFRLALNTSPQAAFLDMRLNFAKHLIEKSQKSIARIAVDAGFCDSSHLSRMFRRRYGDTPQSFRASPGQED; translated from the coding sequence ATGACGACTCCGTCCTCCCGAGAGCCATCTGGCCGCGACTCATCCGCTTTGCCGCGCAGCACCACGTTGCGGGCGCAAAAACCGCGCACGGAGGGGCCGCGCCTGTCGGTGGGCTTTATCCTTGCGCGCCGGTTTACGCTTTGTGCCTTTGCCAATTTCGTCGATGTGCTGCGACTCGCGGCCGACGATGGTGATCGCAGTCGTCCGATTCTCTGCGACTGGACGGTGCTGTCGGATACGATGGACCCGGTCGCGTCGAGCAGCGGCATCACCGTGCAACCCAAGGAGCGATTGGGGGATCCGCGGCGTTTCGATTATATTGTCGTCATCGGCGGGCTGATGGATGAAACTCCGTCGCTCGGGCAGGCCTATCACCGTTTTCTGAAACAGGCCGCCGAGGCAAATATCCCGTTGATCGGGGTCTGTACCGGGGCCTTCTTTTTGCACCAGGCCGGGTTGCTCGATGGCTATCGCTGCTGTGTGAGTTGGTTCCACCACTCTGATTTTCTTGAGCAATTCGAGGGCCTGAACCCTGTTGCGGATCAGATTTTCGTGGTGGACCGGGACCGGCTGACCTGTTCGGGGGGGGCAAGTACCGCGCATTTGGCGGCTTATCTGGTGGACAAACATGTGGGGCGCGCTCAGGCCAGCAAAAGTCTGCATATCATGATCATTGACGATGCTTTGCAAGAGGACAAACCGCAGCCCGGCTTGCCGCTCGATCTCAAGACCCAGGACCCGATTGTGCAGCGCGCGCTGTTGTTGATGCAGCAGAATATCGACACGCCGATCACTGTGCAGGACATCGCGCAGCGTATGGGCAACAGCAAACGCCAGGTCGAACGCCACTTCCGTCTGGCGCTCAACACCTCGCCGCAGGCGGCCTTTCTCGACATGCGCCTGAACTTTGCCAAGCATCTGATCGAGAAGTCGCAGAAATCCATCGCTCGCATCGCGGTGGATGCAGGGTTCTGTGATTCTTCGCATCTGAGTCGCATGTTTCGGCGCCGTTATGGCGACACGCCGCAGTCTTTTCGTGCCTCTCCTGGTCAGGAAGATTAA
- a CDS encoding electron transfer flavoprotein subunit beta/FixA family protein, translating into MKVLVPVKRVVDYNVKIRVKADNSGVELANVKMSMNPFDEIAVEEAVRLKEAGKADEVIAVSVGPAQAQDVLRTALAMGADRAILIAVDGTVEPLTVAKLLKGVASEEEPGLVILGKQAIDDDANQTGQMLSALLGWSQGTFASEVELGDGSAKVTREVDGGLQAIEIKLPAVVTADLRLNEPRYASLPNIMKAKKKPLDQKTPADYGVTVENRLNVLRVEEPAQREAGIKVASPAELIEKLKNEAGVI; encoded by the coding sequence ATGAAAGTACTCGTTCCTGTAAAGCGGGTGGTCGATTACAACGTGAAAATCCGTGTCAAAGCGGACAATTCCGGTGTCGAACTCGCCAACGTCAAAATGTCCATGAACCCCTTCGACGAGATTGCTGTCGAAGAGGCTGTGCGTCTGAAAGAAGCGGGCAAGGCCGATGAGGTCATCGCCGTCTCCGTCGGTCCGGCACAGGCGCAGGACGTTCTGCGCACAGCCCTCGCCATGGGCGCAGACCGCGCGATTCTCATTGCTGTCGACGGCACGGTCGAGCCGCTGACCGTTGCGAAGCTCCTCAAAGGCGTCGCATCCGAAGAAGAGCCCGGTCTCGTGATTCTCGGCAAACAGGCCATTGACGACGACGCCAACCAGACCGGCCAGATGCTCTCTGCCCTTCTGGGCTGGTCGCAGGGCACCTTTGCCTCCGAGGTCGAACTCGGCGACGGCTCCGCGAAAGTCACCCGTGAGGTGGACGGCGGTCTGCAAGCCATCGAGATCAAACTCCCCGCCGTGGTCACCGCCGATCTGCGTCTCAACGAGCCGCGCTATGCCTCTTTGCCGAACATCATGAAGGCGAAGAAAAAGCCGCTCGATCAAAAGACCCCCGCCGATTACGGCGTTACGGTCGAAAACCGCCTCAACGTGCTACGTGTCGAAGAGCCCGCACAGCGTGAGGCCGGGATCAAAGTCGCCTCCCCCGCCGAGCTGATCGAAAAGCTCAAAAACGAAGCTGGCGTCATTTAA